The DNA segment AATCAAGAAGGGAAACATACCATCTCACTTCAACACCTTAATATGCTATCGGATATATATCAGTGGATATTGATAGATCAGAAATTGAAATTAGAATATCCGCTAACATCCGAAAATGCGTACACTTTTGATCATGACTTTAAAGACAGTCAAAATCGATTTATACTTAGGGTGGAAAATTCATTCGCTGATTTAAATGAGTTGGAGACCATAAAATTAACATCAAGTGGTATTATTGGGCTAAATCCATCTTCTGCCTACTCTATTAAAATCTATGATGTATTAGGGAATCTATTATACTTTTCTGAATTGAAAAATGTAATCAAAGTCCCTTACAATTTCAGAAAAAACAAGTTTTATATTATCAATATTAATGATCATCAATTTAAAACGATCTTCCATTAATTAGACATAATAGCTTAACAATAAGGTTTGTACTACTACAAACCTTATTGTTTTCTAGTAGCAAATCACCGATTACAATACATTACAGTAAGATGTACACTTATAGATGATTTTACCCCCTTTTAAAAACTAAAAAAGAGCCTCTTTTTCATTGTTGAACCTTGATATTTGATGTGTAAATGGAATTAAATGTTCTTTTTACATTTTAGTTTTTTGTACGAACTATCATTTTTTTATGAAACAGATATTATTACTTTTTTGCTCATTAATACTGGCTTACACAAGCTTTGCTCAGAGCCCAGTGACCATTACTTACTCCTTCGATAATCGTTTTGATGGACAAACTACAGGACTTTCTTCTTCCAATATTATCTACCCACAAAGGGCTATTATTGGTGGTACAAAATTGAATAAAATTGGTACTGTTATAGATGATACTGATAGGGTAGTTGCTCAAACAGTAATCGATAATAACAATGCAACGAATTACAAGACGACCTTTTTTAGGTTTGATATTCATACTGCAAGTGGTGTAAAATTCAAAATCAATAAAATAAGCGTTATCCAAAAATCTGAAATAGCTGGAGATCCAAATGCTATTGACGAAGAAGGGAATGGTGATACCTATAGATTTAGAATAGGTACAGCTTTAAATGGAGCAACACCAGATAATACAGATAGTAACCAATCTTCTGATAATATCTTGTTTTCTGATCAATACACAGAAACAGAGTATATTCCAGGTGAAGGATTTAATTATGCTCAGAATAAGGAATCGATCTCAGTGTATTTAACAGGTAGAGGGGAAAGAGTAGGAGGAAACCCAATTCCTGAGGAAGATGGGGGTGGCGTCTATGAAGATGACAAATTTAATTGGTTTGTAGATCAAGTAGTGATCGAAGGCGAATATGTTCAAGGTTTAAACTTGCCCAACTTTAAAGTGGAGTATGCCTTTAATCAAAACAACGGTGACAATACAGACCAAATGAAAGCTGTTTCTTCCAATCCTAATAAAATCAATGGAACGGAAGCCTACAGACAAAAAGGTTCATCTCAAAATAAAAAAGAAAATACTTTTACTTTAGTTTTGGCGGATAATGATAATAACTTAGGCTATAGCCCAACAAACCGCACAGGGCTTGCTTATTCTTTAGTGGCAAGTGATGGTTATAAGGCTATGATCCATAATTATCAATATAAAGTAGCTGGTTCAGGTGAATTTGGTTCGTCTAGAGCACACAGAACAGCTGTTTACAGAGATGCTACTAGAGATGGAGCAGGTATTAAAGTAGACAATAATCATTTTGAATTTGGTACTACTATTTTGGCTGGACTTGGTGTTTGGGGAGAAAGCGTTAAAGGGATTAACTATGCATCTGTTTTCTTTAAAGATAATTTTGTATTTGATGGAGAACATTCATTTCTAATTTCAGCGAATAGAACAGGAAATATAGACGGGACTTCTCAAAAAGAAAGAATTACTTTCGATCACTTAACGATTAGAGGTACAATAATTCCAACGAATGCTTATTCATTAGTACAAGAATTGCTAGCTGGTCAGGATTTATTTATCAATGCAGAGGTAGGCGAAGGAAAATACTCACAAGAAGCAATTGATAGGTATATCACAACTCTTCAAGCGGGTGTTGATTTTGCCTTTGATGAATCGAAAACTCCAGAAGAATTAGAAAGAAAGCGAGTAGAAATCGAAGCTTTGAATCAGGTATTTGTAAATAATTCGAAGCCAACAGCAAATGTTGCTTCATATACAACTAACATTAATGAAGATCTCTCTATTACATTGGAAGGGAGTGATTCTTCTGATGATAAAATATCATATATCATAATAGATCAATCAGGAAACGGTATTCTATCCGGTGATTTACCTCAGCTGACATATTCACCAAATACTGATTTCGAAGGTGAAGATACATTTACATTTAAAACATTTGATGGTATTGAATATAGTGATGTCGCAACAATTTCTGTAACTGTTGAAGGACTCCCCAATACGGCCCCAGTAGCGAATACCGGTACAGCAACAGTTACTTCAGGTGAGACGGTAGAAATTACATTGACAGGCAGTGATACAGACGAAGATATGCTTTCATATATTATAGTAAGTCAACCCGAAAATGGTATATTATCGGGTGAAGCTCCTAATGTTACATATACTCCTGATGCTGATTTTGTAGGCGAAGATACCTTTACATTTAAAGTAAATGATGGTACAGAAGATAGTGAAACAGTAACAGTTATAATCACAGTTGAAGCAGCAGCTCCTGTAAATACGGCCCCAGTAGCGAATACCGGTACAATTACAGTTACTTCTGGAGAGACGGTAGATATTACTTTAAGTGGCAGCGATGCAGACGAAGATATACTTTCATATATTATAGTAAGTCAACCAGAAAACGGTACATTATCGGGTGAAGCCCCTAATGTTACATATACACCTGATGCTGATTTTGTAGGCGAAGATACTTTTACATTTAAAGTAAATGATGGTACAGAAGATAGTGGCACAGCAACAGTTACAATCACTGTAGAGGCAGCAGCTCCTGTAAATACCGCCCCAGTAGCGAATGCTGTTACAGCAAAAGTTACTTCAGGAGAAACGGTAGATATTACTTTAAGCGGCAGTGATGCAGATGAAGATATACTTTCATATATGATCGTAAGTCAACCAGAAAACGGTACATTATCGGGTGAAGCCCCTAATGTTACGTATACACCTGATGCTGATTTTGTAGGCGAAGACACTTTTACCTTTAAAGTAAATGATGGTACAGAAGATAGTGGAACAGTAACAGTTACGATCACAGTAGAAGCTCCGCAGGTAACAAATATTGATGATCATCCTACCCCTTCATTATCACTTAAAACTACTCTTCATAAAGTAATCATTAGTGAGAATGCTCAGGAAAATCAACAAGTATTAATTTTAATTATGGACTTAACAGGTAATGTATTATTTGAAGAGACCGTAATTGTTGGAGCGAATTCAACTTTCGAACTTCCATTTAGATTCAAAAAGAACTTATTATACCTTTTAAGCATTAATGGTTCTAAGGATCGTCTGATGAATAAAGTCCTATTCCATTAATAAGAATCTATTGACGATATACTCATTTGTTGTTATATTAATTCGTGTAAAATCAGTTAAAGGCTAGGCATATTTGCTTAGCCTTTTTCTATTTTGATCGTATATATTTTCTTTGATGTACACATACAAAACATTTAAAATTGTATTATTGAAATGTAAAAAAACTGTTTAATAGTAAACATAATAATTGATATGAATTACAAGAGGTTATTTTTCGTCATACTTTCTATTTTTGGACTTAGTTCTTGTGAGTCTTACGAAGATTACCTTACTGACTTTGATTATTCAACAGTATACTTTCCCTACCAAAGACCTGTGAGAACATCCATTGTAGATAGTGAAGAGAAAATTCATGTAGGTGTAGTATTAGGAGGGGTGAGAGAAAACGAAAAGCGAATTATTTCTAAATTCGAAATACAACCTGAGTTATTAGAAAATACCCCATGGAAATTATTACCCAATGAATATTATACTTTAGGGCATGATTCAGAAATGATGATAGAACCAGGTTCCTTCCAAGGGTTAATTGAAGTAAAATTGAATGATTTATTCTATCAAGATACCCTTACTCTAGATAATTATTATGCATTACCATTTAAGATATTAAGTTCAACCGCTGATTCAATTATTGTTGGAGATACAGATAGGGGTGTAGCTTCAAGGGATTATATGATTCCAGTATTTAAATACATCAATACATTAGAAGGCAATTGGTATCATCAAGGAGAAGATATCATGTTTAATACAATTGGAGATACGCTTTATCATCAAGTATACAGGAACAAAGATCTAGTAAAAAATAAAGTGACCTTTTTCAAAACGGAATCTAGGTATGAAATCTCTACAAATACTGTAGGTGGTGCTGAAAATGGGGAAATAATACTCCACTTTGGAAACAATGAAGAAGTGATAATTTCTCCCACAGAGGTTTCAAATATTCAAGAAATCACAACCAATATGGCCCGCTATCAGCAAGATGGAAAAGTTTTATTTCTAGATTACAATTACCAAGATCTAGATGGTTATAGACATCAAGTAAAAGATACCCTAACATTCAGAAATCTTGATATAACATTAGAGTTATGGGAGGTAAGTGAATAGATTTACACTTTACAAATAACTTGATTCTCTCTATTATTTTAATGGAGAACTTAACTCCCATAATCTTAAATAATTCTCCTTGTTTACATATAATCATCCCATCTGATAAATACTATGATTAGAATAATTTATATGCTACACTGATATTAAAGGTATTTAGTGATTGAGGTTGATAGGGAGTATTGGATGTTCTTGCTTGGCAACTGTAATTTGCCATAAAGGAGAGTCTCTTCAATTGATATCCTAAACCGATCATCCAGCCTAAATACATGGAATTATCATTATTATATACCCCTGTTTGAATTTCGTTTTGTATTCTTCCATGAGATGTAGTGACACCAGTTCTAATAAAGAAGTCTTCATTTGGTAGAATAAATTTTATTCCCAAAGTATGATTAAATAAGTAAGACATCATTAGGTTGTTTCCTTGTGTATGTTTTGGTAATTCTACATCATTATATTTCCTTTTTCCTGATAACGATACTTTGTTGTCAAGAAATAAATAGGTTTTGTTAATTGAAAGGATTAGAAGAGGATAAGATAACTTGAAAAGTATTATGTAAAAATTGAACTGCACAATTACATATTTTTTTTTAAATTTAAATAAATATCAACTTTCAGTTAAAGCAAACTCCTTCAATTTTGAATAAAATATTATCATCAGTATTCTTTTTTTTATTATTTAATGTATCAGTGGCTCAAATAAATCTTCCATATTTCAATGATTTTGAAGAAGAAGATTCAATAACTTGGACTTCATATTCTCTACATGATGATATTAAGGTTTGGGAATTGGGTACACCTACTAGTTATATTTTAAATAAACATTCCTCTGGTGTTAAGGCATGGGGGACAAATATAAATGGAAGACCTACTACTACAGGAAGGTATTATTTAGAAACACCTGATTTCAATTTTTCTGATTCATCAAATTATGTATTAAGCTTTACTCATAGTTTTCATTTTTATGTTACTAATTGGGGTTATATCGAATATTCCATTAATGAAGGTGAAAGTTGGCAATTATTATTGGATGATTTAAGTGAAAAAAACCTTTGGATGTACAAACATTCTAATAATGGATATTATTATGGTTGGAGTGGTTTACAATCAGATAGAATCCATTCATCAGCCTATAATTGTACTTTTCTAAAAGGGGAAGATAAGGTGAGATTTCGTTTTGGAGTAAATATTTCACCTTCTAGTGAAGGGTGGTTAATTGATGATTTTAAAATATCAGAATTAGAAAGGAATTATGAAGGTAATAATCACCCTAATAATTATATTACTATTAATGATACTTCAATTATAGGGTCGTATTCTTTTGACTATCATGGATTAGTAGGAGATAATTCTTCTCGTAGAAAAGTAAATATTTATTTATCCACTGAAGAACGTTTTGATATCAATAAATCAATACTTTTAGCTGAAAGCAATTCGATAAAAAATTTAAAAAACAAATATAGTTTACCTGAAAAATTAAATGTAGGAAATTACTATCTACATGCATTCCTAATTCCTGATTCTATTGCATTTGAAACAAATGCAGATGATAATATATCTACAATGCCTTTCTCAGTTGATACTGTTTATTCATTACCTTATAAGGATGATTTTCAGAATAGTGATACATTTTGGAAATCTATGAATCAAAATTTTAAAGAGGATTCAGTTTGGTTTCATGGAGATCATGTATTAGGGTCAAAATATGTAGGTGCCAATTCACGCGAAAATATTATGTATACAGATATGACTTATTATTCCAAAAATGAGTCACTGAGTACGCTTGAGTCCCCATCATTTGATTTATCTGGGAAAGATCAAAAGATGGTAAGCATTTATTTTAATTATCAATCTGGAATCTTTGAAGATAAAGTTAGTTTAGGACTTAATATTAAAAAATCACCAACATATCCATATGAAGAATATAAATTTTCTTATAAGTTTGACAAGGGTTATAGTTTAGATTTAAAAAATAATAATGAATGGAACTATTTCTCAACTCTAATAGATTCCACATTTTATGGCGAAAACATAAAGTTTTATTTTAAATTATATAGAGCAAGTAATTACCCAAATTACATTTATGGTGATGTGGCTATTGATGACTTCTACGTAGGAAAACCATTAGCCGATTTATTGATCATTCCACAGAGTGAAATTTTTGCGTATAATAATGGAAGTACTCATCAAGTACAATTAATCTATAAAAACAATGGATTAGTAGATGCTGAAGGTTTTACAACAAATTTTTATTGGTCTGACGATGATAAACTTGACAATACTGATTCATTACTTTTTAGTTCTAGTATTGAAGGCTTATTAGCAAATGAAAATAAAATTGATACGTTATTAATTGATCTTCCTACCGATAGTATTGGGGTATATTATTTAATTTCTAAAATTGATCCTGATAATTTAGTAGAAGAGATTTGGGATCGAAATAATATCTTAGTCACTCCGGTACATATAAACGCTATACAAAAAACACCATATAGTATCGACTTTGAAAAAGAAACGGAAGGATGGTATCACACATCTTTATTTGGTAAAGATGATTGGGAACATGCCATGAGTACTGAAGGGGAACTAAAGTGGAATAAAGGAAAGGCATTGGTTACAAAACCAAATGGTCCAGTTTCATCTAATTCTGTTATGAGACTTTATACACCAACTTTTGATTTAAGTGAGATAGACAATCCTGTATTAGAGTTTGACTTATTGTATGATAATTACTCTAACACTATATACACTTATAATCAACCTCACTTAAACCTTAGCTATTCTACGGATAATGGTTTTACTTGGAACCTTCTTGATACAACTAATACTTCATTTAAAGGTTGGTATTATAAATCATATTTTAATTCTTCAAATGGTAAAGACTACCAAGATGGCTATAGTATTTCAAAAATACATTATCAAAATCAGGAGAGGTCATTTATAAATTCTAGAGATTATAAA comes from the Flammeovirga agarivorans genome and includes:
- a CDS encoding Ig-like domain-containing protein gives rise to the protein MKQILLLFCSLILAYTSFAQSPVTITYSFDNRFDGQTTGLSSSNIIYPQRAIIGGTKLNKIGTVIDDTDRVVAQTVIDNNNATNYKTTFFRFDIHTASGVKFKINKISVIQKSEIAGDPNAIDEEGNGDTYRFRIGTALNGATPDNTDSNQSSDNILFSDQYTETEYIPGEGFNYAQNKESISVYLTGRGERVGGNPIPEEDGGGVYEDDKFNWFVDQVVIEGEYVQGLNLPNFKVEYAFNQNNGDNTDQMKAVSSNPNKINGTEAYRQKGSSQNKKENTFTLVLADNDNNLGYSPTNRTGLAYSLVASDGYKAMIHNYQYKVAGSGEFGSSRAHRTAVYRDATRDGAGIKVDNNHFEFGTTILAGLGVWGESVKGINYASVFFKDNFVFDGEHSFLISANRTGNIDGTSQKERITFDHLTIRGTIIPTNAYSLVQELLAGQDLFINAEVGEGKYSQEAIDRYITTLQAGVDFAFDESKTPEELERKRVEIEALNQVFVNNSKPTANVASYTTNINEDLSITLEGSDSSDDKISYIIIDQSGNGILSGDLPQLTYSPNTDFEGEDTFTFKTFDGIEYSDVATISVTVEGLPNTAPVANTGTATVTSGETVEITLTGSDTDEDMLSYIIVSQPENGILSGEAPNVTYTPDADFVGEDTFTFKVNDGTEDSETVTVIITVEAAAPVNTAPVANTGTITVTSGETVDITLSGSDADEDILSYIIVSQPENGTLSGEAPNVTYTPDADFVGEDTFTFKVNDGTEDSGTATVTITVEAAAPVNTAPVANAVTAKVTSGETVDITLSGSDADEDILSYMIVSQPENGTLSGEAPNVTYTPDADFVGEDTFTFKVNDGTEDSGTVTVTITVEAPQVTNIDDHPTPSLSLKTTLHKVIISENAQENQQVLILIMDLTGNVLFEETVIVGANSTFELPFRFKKNLLYLLSINGSKDRLMNKVLFH
- a CDS encoding DUF1735 domain-containing protein; translation: MNYKRLFFVILSIFGLSSCESYEDYLTDFDYSTVYFPYQRPVRTSIVDSEEKIHVGVVLGGVRENEKRIISKFEIQPELLENTPWKLLPNEYYTLGHDSEMMIEPGSFQGLIEVKLNDLFYQDTLTLDNYYALPFKILSSTADSIIVGDTDRGVASRDYMIPVFKYINTLEGNWYHQGEDIMFNTIGDTLYHQVYRNKDLVKNKVTFFKTESRYEISTNTVGGAENGEIILHFGNNEEVIISPTEVSNIQEITTNMARYQQDGKVLFLDYNYQDLDGYRHQVKDTLTFRNLDITLELWEVSE